In Panacibacter ginsenosidivorans, the following proteins share a genomic window:
- a CDS encoding acetylornithine carbamoyltransferase, which produces MKQFISVHDVKNINALVEKALMYKADPFKDRTLGADKRIGLLFLNPSLRTRLSTQVAASNLGMEAIVFNVDKEGWALEFEEGAIMSGSSVEHIKDAAPILGSYFDILCIRTFPSLKNREDDYSELYISQFIKYCGVPVISLESATLHPLQSLTDIVTITEELQKSKIKNQKSKPKIVLTWAPHVKALPQCVANSFAQWINAWGEADFVITHPEDYELSEQFTKGATIILNQDEALKDADFVYVKNWSTYKDYGKIYENDPRWMLTEEKLKLTNNAKVMHCLPVRRNVELSDEVLDSVNSIVTQQAGNRVWAAQSVISEILRTL; this is translated from the coding sequence GTGAAACAATTTATTTCCGTTCATGATGTAAAAAACATTAATGCATTGGTAGAAAAAGCATTGATGTATAAAGCAGACCCGTTTAAAGACAGAACACTTGGTGCGGATAAACGCATTGGGTTGCTGTTTCTGAATCCCAGTCTGCGTACACGTTTGAGCACACAGGTAGCTGCAAGCAATCTCGGCATGGAAGCTATTGTTTTCAACGTAGATAAAGAAGGCTGGGCGCTGGAATTTGAAGAGGGCGCTATCATGAGTGGCAGTTCAGTAGAGCATATTAAAGATGCTGCACCAATACTCGGAAGTTATTTTGATATACTTTGTATAAGAACGTTTCCTTCATTGAAAAACCGTGAAGACGATTACAGTGAATTGTATATTTCTCAGTTCATAAAATATTGCGGCGTGCCGGTGATTAGTTTAGAAAGTGCAACACTACATCCATTGCAATCATTAACGGACATTGTTACCATCACAGAGGAATTACAAAAGTCAAAAATCAAAAATCAAAAATCAAAACCAAAAATTGTTCTCACCTGGGCGCCGCATGTAAAAGCATTACCGCAATGCGTTGCCAATAGTTTTGCGCAATGGATCAATGCATGGGGCGAAGCGGATTTCGTTATTACCCATCCGGAAGATTATGAATTGAGTGAACAGTTTACAAAAGGTGCGACCATCATTCTTAACCAGGATGAAGCTTTGAAAGATGCAGACTTTGTGTATGTGAAGAATTGGAGCACGTATAAAGATTACGGAAAGATCTACGAGAATGATCCGCGCTGGATGCTTACAGAAGAAAAACTGAAACTTACCAATAATGCAAAAGTGATGCATTGTTTACCTGTAAGAAGAAATGTAGAATTGAGTGATGAAGTATTAGATAGCGTTAACAGTATTGTTACGCAGCAGGCAGGAAACCGTGTTTGGGCGGCGCAGTCTGTGATAAGTGAAATACTGCGCACCCTCTAA
- a CDS encoding aspartate aminotransferase family protein gives MKLFDVYPLNDITITKAQGSYVWDENGAQYLDMYGGHAVISIGHTHPHWVKRIEDQLHKIAFYSNSVHIPIQKELAEKLGKISGKEDYQLFLVNSGAEANENALKLASFHTGRKKIVAFEKAFHGRTSLAVAATDNPKIVAPVNETDNVDFLPFNDEAALKTYFQKNGTSVAAVIIEGIQGVGGINVATESFLQLIRSLCDEYGAVYIADSVQCGYGRSGKFFSHDYAGVNADIYTMAKGMGNGFPVGGILIAPHIKAKHGILGTTFGGNHLACAAALAVLEVIEEEKLIDVAKQRGQYLFNRLKAIDGIQNIRGRGMMIGFDVPEEIKDLRKKLFNDHFIFTGEAKPNVIRLLPAMNISRKQVDEFLDTLKEAIAEMKAAKEVEA, from the coding sequence ATGAAATTATTTGATGTATATCCTTTGAATGACATCACCATTACAAAAGCGCAAGGCTCTTATGTATGGGATGAAAATGGTGCGCAGTATCTTGATATGTATGGTGGTCATGCTGTAATTAGTATTGGTCATACACATCCTCACTGGGTAAAAAGAATTGAGGATCAGTTGCACAAGATTGCTTTCTACTCAAACTCTGTACACATACCTATTCAAAAAGAACTGGCAGAAAAGCTTGGCAAGATCAGTGGTAAAGAAGATTATCAACTCTTCCTTGTAAACAGTGGTGCAGAAGCAAATGAAAATGCATTAAAACTTGCATCTTTTCATACAGGTAGAAAAAAGATTGTTGCTTTTGAAAAAGCATTTCACGGCAGAACATCTTTAGCTGTTGCAGCAACAGATAACCCAAAGATCGTTGCGCCTGTTAATGAAACAGACAATGTTGATTTTCTTCCTTTCAATGATGAAGCTGCACTCAAAACATATTTCCAAAAAAATGGAACCAGTGTTGCTGCTGTTATCATCGAAGGCATACAAGGCGTTGGCGGCATCAACGTTGCAACGGAAAGTTTTTTACAACTCATCCGCAGTTTGTGTGATGAATATGGTGCGGTTTATATTGCAGACAGTGTGCAATGCGGTTATGGTCGCAGCGGTAAATTTTTCTCGCATGACTATGCCGGTGTAAATGCAGACATCTACACCATGGCAAAAGGCATGGGCAATGGTTTTCCTGTTGGTGGTATTCTTATTGCTCCGCACATTAAGGCAAAGCATGGAATATTGGGCACTACGTTCGGTGGCAATCATCTTGCATGCGCTGCGGCATTGGCTGTGCTTGAAGTTATCGAAGAAGAAAAACTCATTGATGTTGCCAAACAACGCGGACAATATTTATTCAACCGGCTCAAGGCAATTGATGGCATTCAAAATATTCGTGGTCGCGGCATGATGATCGGCTTTGATGTGCCTGAAGAAATAAAAGACCTGCGCAAAAAATTATTTAATGATCATTTTATCTTCACCGGCGAAGCAAAACCAAATGTTATCCGTTTATTGCCCGCAATGAATATTTCAAGAAAACAGGTAGATGAATTTTTAGATACGTTGAAAGAAGCGATCGCCGAAATGAAAGCAGCGAAAGAAGTAGAAGCATAG
- the argC gene encoding N-acetyl-gamma-glutamyl-phosphate reductase yields the protein MKKIKVGIVGGAGYTGGELIRLLLHHPHAEISFVHSKSNSGNPLHKVHQDLIGETGILFTSELSEDIDVLFLCTGHGEARKFLESNIIAANIKVIDLSNDFRLSSNAFYHGPVKANGEDIITRYFVYGLPELNKEQIQSAQNIANPGCFATAIQLGLLPLAKAGLLEEIYTTGITGSTGAGQGLATTSHFSWRANNIQAYKTLTHQHLAEIGQSLLQLQSGSNIDLSFVPWRGDFTRGIFISSTLHCDLSLEEIKKLYKDFYSGHHFTIISDDAIFLKQVVNTNKCVIQLEKAGTKLVVHSAIDNLLKGASGQAVQNMNLMFGLDETAGLHLKANYF from the coding sequence ATGAAAAAAATTAAAGTAGGCATAGTTGGCGGCGCTGGTTATACCGGCGGAGAATTAATAAGGTTGCTGCTTCACCATCCACATGCAGAAATAAGTTTTGTACACAGCAAAAGCAACAGCGGCAATCCTTTGCACAAAGTTCATCAGGATCTTATTGGAGAAACAGGCATTCTTTTTACAAGCGAATTAAGTGAGGACATTGATGTGTTGTTTCTCTGCACAGGTCATGGTGAAGCAAGAAAATTTTTAGAGTCAAATATAATTGCCGCGAACATAAAGGTTATTGATCTGTCTAATGACTTCAGACTTTCCTCAAATGCATTTTATCATGGACCAGTCAAGGCAAATGGAGAAGATATTATAACAAGATATTTTGTTTACGGCTTACCAGAATTGAATAAGGAACAAATTCAATCTGCACAAAATATTGCGAACCCTGGTTGCTTTGCAACAGCAATACAACTTGGTTTATTGCCTTTGGCAAAAGCCGGTTTACTTGAAGAAATTTATACGACAGGCATTACGGGTTCTACTGGTGCCGGTCAAGGATTAGCAACCACTTCTCATTTTAGCTGGAGAGCAAATAATATTCAGGCTTATAAAACATTAACGCATCAACATCTCGCAGAGATCGGGCAGTCATTATTGCAGCTACAATCTGGCAGCAATATAGATTTAAGCTTCGTTCCATGGCGTGGTGATTTTACCAGGGGTATTTTTATCAGTTCCACATTACATTGCGACTTATCGCTGGAAGAAATAAAAAAACTTTATAAAGATTTTTATTCAGGTCATCATTTTACAATTATCAGCGATGATGCCATCTTTTTAAAACAAGTGGTTAATACTAATAAATGTGTGATACAATTAGAAAAAGCAGGAACAAAATTAGTGGTTCACTCTGCAATAGACAATCTTCTGAAAGGCGCATCAGGACAGGCTGTTCAGAATATGAACTTAATGTTTGGTCTTGATGAAACAGCTGGTCTTCATCTTAAAGCAAATTATTTTTAA
- a CDS encoding cupin domain-containing protein, with the protein MSAVSKHNSLYHYKWGNDCDGWVLVDTNALSVKQERMPAQTSEALHYHEKAQQFFFILKGIATFEVENESYTVYTQQGFHIEAGKKHRIINNTAEDIEFILSSQPSTNKDRFNCV; encoded by the coding sequence ATGAGTGCAGTAAGTAAACATAATTCTTTATATCACTACAAATGGGGAAATGATTGTGATGGCTGGGTATTGGTTGATACAAATGCGCTTTCAGTAAAACAGGAACGCATGCCTGCTCAGACATCGGAGGCATTACATTATCATGAAAAGGCGCAGCAATTCTTTTTTATACTAAAAGGAATTGCCACCTTTGAGGTAGAAAATGAGAGCTATACAGTTTATACTCAGCAGGGCTTTCACATAGAGGCAGGAAAAAAACACCGCATTATAAATAATACAGCAGAGGACATAGAATTCATTTTAAGTTCTCAACCCAGCACTAATAAAGACAGGTTTAATTGTGTTTAG